A part of Vigna radiata var. radiata cultivar VC1973A chromosome 11, Vradiata_ver6, whole genome shotgun sequence genomic DNA contains:
- the LOC106777299 gene encoding tetraketide alpha-pyrone reductase 2, giving the protein MPEFCVTGGTGFIASHLIKILLEKGHTVRTTVRNPEDVEKVGFLSELSGGKERLKILKADLLVEGSFEKAVTGVDGVFHTASPVLVPVDENVQKNLIDPCVKGTLNVLNSCLKANVKRFVLTSSCSSIRYRDDVQQLGPLNESHWTDLEYCKRYNLWYAYAKTVAEREVWRIAKENEIDVVVVNPSFVVGPLLAPQPTSTLLLILAIVKGMKGEYPNTTVGFVHINDVVAAHMLAMENTNASGRLICSSTVAHWSQIIQMLRSKYPSYPFENKCSSQQGDDNPHSMDTTKITQLGFPPFITLDKMFDDCITSFQDKGFL; this is encoded by the exons ATGCCCGAGTTTTGCGTGACAGGAGGTACTGGGTTCATTGCATCGCACTTAATTAAGATCTTATTAGAAAAGGGTCATACGGTGAGGACCACCGTGAGAAACCCAG aGGATGTGGAGAAGGTTGGTTTTCTGAGCGAACTTAGTGGAGGCAAAGAAAGACTGAAGATTTTGAAAGCAGATCTCTTAGTAGAAGGAAGCTTTGAGAAGGCAGTGACAGGAGTTGATGGTGTCTTTCATACGGCTTCACCTGTGCTTGTTCCAGTCGACGAGAACGTTCAG AAGAATTTGATTGATCCATGCGTAAAAGGAACTTTGAACGTGCTTAACTCCTGTTTAAAGGCAAATGTGAAACGTTTTGTGCTCACTTCTTCTTGCTCTTCCATAAGATACCGTGATGATGTGCAACAACTGGGTCCTCTTAATGAATCTCATTGGACAGACCTAGAGTACTGCAAACGCTACAAT TTATGGTATGCATATGCAAAGACGGTGGCAGAAAGAGAGGTTTGGAGAAtagcaaaagaaaatgaaattgatgTGGTTGTGGTTAATCCATCTTTCGTTGTTGGTCCACTCCTTGCACCACAACCAACAAGTACACTCCTCTTGATACTTGCCATTGTCAAAG GCATGAAAGGGGAATATCCTAATACAACAGTGGGGTTTGTCCACATAAATGATGTTGTAGCTGCTCACATGTTGGCTATGGAGAATACCAATGCATCTGGAAGGCTTATTTGTTCAAGCACAGTAGCTCATTGGTCACAAATCATTCAAATGCTTCGTTCCAAATATCCCTCCTACCCATTTGAAAACAA GTGCAGCAGCCAGCAGGGAGATGATAACCCACACAGCATGGACACCACTAAAATTACTCAGTTGGGGTTTCCTCCATTCATAACCCTAGATAAAATGTTTGATGATTGCATTACAAGTTTTCAAGACAAGGGCTTTCTGTGA